One Natrinema halophilum genomic window carries:
- a CDS encoding sugar phosphate nucleotidyltransferase, which yields MTTENVSAVVLAAGEGRRLEPLTNRRPKPMVPVANRPILEYVVSAIADAGIDRIVLVVGYQQERIRNHFGDGDDWGIDIEYVVQQKQLGTAHAVLQAEPAISDSFLVLNGDRIVDSSLVERVRNEIVTADGPVMAVSRTDRASDYGVVAVADGRVTEIDEKPTAPISSELINAGVYGFEPSVFDAIRSTPTDRGELAITTTLEQMAASQPIQAVRYRGLWLDVSHLWDLLDVNAAVIDSADRNSNPRTETATAPDTTIGVDVTIGPNATVGGSTAIGDNVTIESNAVLSNAVVFADAVVESGAVVRDAVVAGNATIGANATIAGGPTRMVVDGDVYDDVDFGAVVGDNTTVGSGATVSPGTVLGDGATVDHGASVDGRIEPDAIVRRG from the coding sequence ATGACAACCGAAAACGTGTCAGCTGTCGTGCTCGCAGCTGGCGAAGGACGCCGCCTCGAGCCGCTTACGAACCGGCGTCCCAAACCGATGGTTCCCGTCGCGAACCGTCCGATACTCGAGTACGTCGTGTCTGCGATCGCGGACGCGGGAATCGACCGAATCGTCCTCGTGGTCGGCTACCAACAGGAACGGATCAGGAATCACTTCGGCGACGGTGACGACTGGGGGATCGATATCGAGTACGTCGTCCAGCAGAAACAACTCGGCACGGCCCATGCGGTCTTGCAGGCCGAACCGGCTATTTCGGATTCGTTTCTCGTCCTGAACGGAGACCGGATCGTCGACTCGTCGCTCGTCGAACGTGTTCGAAACGAAATCGTCACCGCCGACGGACCGGTGATGGCGGTCTCGCGAACCGATCGTGCGAGCGACTACGGCGTCGTGGCGGTGGCAGACGGCCGCGTCACCGAAATCGACGAAAAACCGACGGCCCCGATTTCGTCCGAGCTCATCAACGCCGGCGTGTACGGATTCGAACCGTCGGTCTTCGATGCGATTCGATCGACGCCGACGGACAGGGGAGAACTCGCGATTACGACGACCCTCGAGCAAATGGCAGCCAGTCAGCCGATTCAGGCCGTCCGATATCGTGGGCTCTGGCTGGACGTCTCGCATCTCTGGGATCTCCTCGACGTCAATGCGGCGGTCATCGATAGCGCCGACCGCAATTCGAATCCACGGACGGAGACCGCAACTGCACCGGACACGACGATCGGTGTCGACGTGACGATCGGACCGAACGCGACCGTCGGCGGCAGCACCGCGATCGGGGATAACGTCACCATCGAGTCGAACGCCGTCCTCTCGAACGCGGTCGTCTTCGCCGATGCCGTCGTCGAGTCCGGTGCTGTCGTCCGCGACGCGGTAGTCGCGGGGAACGCGACCATCGGTGCGAACGCGACGATCGCAGGCGGTCCGACGAGGATGGTGGTCGATGGTGACGTCTACGACGACGTCGACTTCGGCGCCGTCGTGGGCGACAACACGACCGTCGGCAGCGGTGCGACGGTCTCCCCTGGGACCGTACTCGGCGACGGTGCGACCGTCGACCACGGCGCGAGCGTCGACGGTCGAATCGAACCGGACGCGATC
- a CDS encoding polysaccharide biosynthesis C-terminal domain-containing protein, which yields MRIGQTSFVVFASKLVGSALGFVATLYFARTLGAAVLGHYALVLAVVAWLSLGGKLGISSAVVKRVSEGEEPSAHFTAGMVIIATLGLTLAIGILAVRNAVNEYIGAGVAPFVALLLVISLSSSLVKSGLNGERNVHISGLLMPVQTGFRSVVQIGLVLTGFGLGGMLIGHALGVFLAGLLGAAFLSVELARPRRRHFRSLFDFAKFSWLSGLKSRSFNDVDIVVLGALVPSALVGVYSVTWSIAAFLTLFDSAVSSTLFPELSRAEASANRDRIAGLITDSLTYGGLIVIPGLFGGVVLADRLLRLYGETFIQGRTVLWLLILASLVYGYQKQLMNALNALDRPDVAFRINVVFIATNAVLNVVLVLWIGWVGAAIATVSSACVGLALSYLSLRRLIDFTVPIGELSRQVTTAVVMAGFVAGGRHLLETLGVSHNALIVGTLTVFGAGVYFLALFAISHRFRSTVTANVPTWLPYSS from the coding sequence ATGAGAATCGGCCAAACCTCGTTCGTCGTCTTCGCCTCGAAACTCGTCGGATCGGCGCTCGGGTTCGTCGCGACGCTATACTTCGCACGGACGCTCGGTGCCGCAGTCCTCGGCCACTACGCTCTCGTCCTCGCGGTCGTTGCGTGGCTTTCACTCGGTGGCAAACTCGGGATTTCCTCGGCAGTCGTCAAGCGGGTCAGCGAAGGCGAAGAACCGTCGGCCCACTTCACCGCCGGCATGGTGATCATCGCGACGCTCGGCCTCACACTCGCGATCGGCATTCTCGCGGTCAGAAACGCCGTAAACGAGTACATCGGCGCGGGGGTCGCGCCGTTCGTCGCGTTGCTGTTAGTGATCAGTCTCTCTTCGTCGCTCGTCAAATCGGGGTTGAACGGGGAACGAAACGTCCACATCAGCGGACTGCTCATGCCCGTTCAAACCGGCTTTCGGAGCGTGGTACAGATCGGGCTCGTATTGACGGGATTTGGGCTGGGGGGAATGCTCATCGGCCACGCGCTCGGCGTTTTTCTCGCCGGCCTGCTCGGAGCGGCGTTCCTTTCGGTCGAACTCGCACGGCCTCGCCGACGCCACTTCCGGAGTCTGTTCGACTTCGCCAAGTTTTCCTGGCTCAGCGGGCTCAAGTCCCGCTCGTTCAACGACGTCGACATCGTCGTCCTCGGTGCGCTCGTTCCGTCCGCGCTCGTCGGCGTCTATTCGGTTACCTGGAGTATCGCGGCGTTTCTCACGCTGTTCGACAGCGCCGTCAGTTCCACGCTGTTTCCGGAACTGAGTCGCGCGGAGGCGTCAGCGAACCGCGATCGGATTGCGGGATTGATCACCGACTCGCTGACCTATGGCGGTCTCATCGTCATCCCGGGGCTGTTCGGCGGCGTCGTCCTTGCGGACCGACTCCTTCGACTCTACGGAGAGACATTCATCCAAGGACGGACCGTTCTCTGGCTGTTAATCCTCGCGTCCCTCGTCTACGGCTACCAGAAGCAGCTGATGAACGCCTTGAACGCACTGGACCGCCCCGACGTTGCGTTCCGGATCAACGTCGTCTTCATCGCCACGAATGCAGTCCTGAACGTCGTTCTCGTTCTCTGGATCGGCTGGGTAGGCGCTGCGATCGCAACTGTCAGTTCCGCCTGCGTCGGACTGGCGCTCTCGTACCTATCGCTCCGTCGGCTCATCGACTTTACCGTCCCGATCGGTGAACTCTCACGACAGGTCACTACTGCGGTGGTGATGGCCGGATTCGTTGCAGGCGGTCGGCATCTCCTCGAGACGCTCGGAGTGAGCCACAACGCGCTTATCGTCGGCACGCTCACGGTGTTCGGAGCCGGTGTCTACTTCCTGGCTCTGTTCGCGATTTCCCATCGATTCCGGTCGACGGTCACTGCTAACGTACCGACGTGGCTTCCGTACAGTTCCTAG
- a CDS encoding sugar phosphate nucleotidyltransferase, which yields MSHERYEDGDPGTTITYIHRLEQLGLAHAILQAEPHIDDDFILMLGENVFRANLGDVLNRQQEARADAAFLVEEVPYEEASRYGVLDTNEYGEIVEVMEKPDDPPSNLVMTGFYTFTPEIFHACHLVQPSDRGEYELPDAIDLLIQSGRTIDAIRMDGWRIDVGYPDDRERAEERLAEEESVVAQPEP from the coding sequence TTGTCGCACGAGCGCTACGAGGACGGGGACCCCGGAACCACCATCACCTACATCCATCGGCTCGAACAACTGGGGCTTGCCCACGCCATCCTGCAGGCCGAACCGCACATCGACGACGATTTCATCCTCATGCTCGGGGAAAACGTTTTCAGAGCGAACCTCGGCGATGTCCTCAACCGCCAGCAGGAAGCTCGGGCGGACGCAGCGTTCCTCGTCGAGGAAGTGCCCTACGAGGAAGCTTCGAGATACGGGGTCCTCGACACCAACGAGTACGGCGAGATCGTCGAAGTGATGGAAAAGCCCGACGACCCGCCGTCGAACCTCGTCATGACCGGGTTTTACACGTTCACGCCGGAGATTTTCCACGCGTGCCACCTCGTACAGCCCTCTGATAGGGGCGAGTACGAACTGCCGGATGCAATCGACCTGCTCATCCAGTCGGGGCGGACCATCGATGCGATTCGAATGGACGGGTGGCGGATCGACGTCGGCTACCCCGATGATCGTGAGCGTGCCGAGGAACGGCTTGCCGAAGAGGAATCAGTAGTCGCGCAGCCGGAACCGTAG
- a CDS encoding undecaprenyl-diphosphate phosphatase: MSRAEFLVALLAGLVQGVVEWLPVSSQGNLALFLTLAGTDPATAVQLALFLQVGTSLSAAVYYRNDIADAARAIPGWRPGTAYAGENAIASYVVVATVVTGLVGVPLYVFAVDLAGRLTGGVFISGIGVLLVLTGVLQLASESVSMGGRDVPTLLDSVLVGAVQGVAILPGISRSGVTTSTLLFRSYDPPAAFRLSFLLAIPASLGAAALTVAGSGGLPGVDPGPAVAALGLSAIVGYCTIDALMRIVDRIPFWVVCFGLGGLAIVGGGVVSLFV, translated from the coding sequence GTGAGTCGCGCAGAATTTCTCGTTGCGTTGCTGGCCGGGCTCGTCCAGGGAGTCGTCGAGTGGCTCCCCGTCTCGAGTCAGGGGAATCTGGCACTGTTCTTGACGCTCGCGGGAACGGACCCGGCGACCGCCGTGCAGCTGGCCCTCTTCTTGCAGGTCGGAACGTCTCTCTCGGCCGCGGTCTACTACCGAAACGATATCGCCGACGCTGCTCGAGCGATCCCGGGGTGGCGACCCGGTACTGCCTACGCGGGCGAGAACGCCATTGCGTCGTACGTCGTCGTCGCCACGGTGGTCACGGGACTCGTCGGCGTTCCGTTGTACGTGTTTGCGGTCGACCTCGCCGGCCGGCTCACCGGTGGCGTCTTCATATCGGGTATCGGCGTTCTGTTAGTGCTCACCGGGGTGCTCCAGTTGGCCTCAGAATCAGTCTCGATGGGCGGTCGGGACGTCCCGACGCTGCTCGACTCGGTGCTGGTCGGGGCCGTCCAGGGCGTCGCGATCTTACCCGGGATTTCGCGATCGGGCGTGACGACGAGCACTTTGCTATTCCGCAGTTACGATCCTCCGGCGGCGTTTCGGCTCTCGTTTCTCCTCGCTATCCCCGCGAGCCTCGGGGCGGCAGCGCTTACCGTCGCCGGATCCGGGGGGCTGCCCGGAGTCGATCCAGGCCCCGCCGTCGCCGCGCTCGGTCTGAGTGCCATCGTTGGCTACTGTACGATCGATGCGCTCATGCGAATCGTCGATCGAATCCCGTTCTGGGTCGTCTGTTTCGGACTCGGCGGACTCGCGATCGTCGGTGGGGGCGTCGTTTCGCTCTTCGTATAA